A portion of the Streptomyces platensis genome contains these proteins:
- a CDS encoding aminoglycoside phosphotransferase family protein: MTEPSPAPFTEERARDVLAAAGHPEAAADAALLSLGENAVFALGDHGPVVRVGRSAELLERAERELGVAQWLAAEGVPAVRAAEPVATLADGHPVTYWQRLPEAVRPAGPDDLAALLKLVHALPEPPFALPRRELLGGVERWLRLAGDAVSASDAEYLRGRRDAFAAAATALEPHLPRGPIHGDALARNIHVGPDGPVLVDLETFSSDLREHDLVVMALSRDRYGLTADAYDTFVSVYGWDVRDWEGCAVLRGSRETASCAWVSQHAPGNPAAHKEFLRRIASLRDKDATVRWYPF, from the coding sequence ATGACCGAACCGAGCCCCGCCCCCTTCACGGAGGAGCGCGCCCGGGACGTGCTGGCCGCGGCCGGGCACCCCGAGGCGGCCGCCGACGCCGCACTGCTCTCGCTCGGCGAGAACGCCGTCTTCGCCCTCGGCGACCACGGACCGGTCGTACGGGTGGGCCGCAGCGCCGAACTCCTGGAGCGCGCCGAGCGGGAGCTGGGCGTGGCGCAGTGGCTGGCCGCCGAGGGCGTGCCGGCCGTACGGGCCGCGGAGCCCGTGGCGACGCTGGCGGACGGACATCCCGTGACCTACTGGCAGCGGCTGCCGGAGGCCGTCCGCCCGGCCGGTCCGGACGATCTCGCCGCGCTGCTGAAGCTCGTGCACGCGCTGCCGGAGCCGCCGTTCGCGCTCCCCCGCCGCGAACTGCTCGGCGGTGTCGAGCGCTGGCTGCGGCTGGCCGGCGACGCCGTGTCGGCCTCGGACGCGGAGTATCTGCGCGGGCGGCGGGACGCTTTCGCGGCCGCCGCCACGGCCCTGGAACCGCATCTGCCCCGCGGCCCCATCCACGGCGACGCGCTGGCCCGCAATATTCATGTCGGGCCCGACGGCCCGGTGCTGGTCGACCTGGAAACGTTCTCCTCCGATCTGCGGGAACACGACTTGGTCGTGATGGCGCTCAGCCGGGACCGCTACGGCCTGACCGCCGACGCCTACGACACTTTTGTGTCCGTCTACGGCTGGGATGTCCGGGACTGGGAGGGCTGCGCCGTGTTGCGCGGGTCGCGGGAGACGGCGAGCTGCGCCTGGGTGTCCCAGCACGCGCCCGGAAACCCGGCGGCACACAAGGAGTTCCTGCGCCGGATCGCCTCACTGCGCGACAAGGACGCGACGGTGCGGTGGTATCCCTTCTGA
- a CDS encoding TetR/AcrR family transcriptional regulator, whose translation MSDQDAAGLRARLVQAGIDLLTEKGVQALSLREIARRAGVSHGAPRRHFPTHLSLLSAIARQGFADLADQVATHIDGHRTDPRAQLMALGRGYLDFALTHRGMFELMFRHDLLESNHLGLRETSLPLFRTLVDLVSRARPQSVLPPPVVAGALWSNLHGIAQLWRWGSLQLATGADEVEPLLRAALDAHLGPAGR comes from the coding sequence ATGAGTGATCAAGACGCGGCGGGCCTGCGCGCCCGTTTGGTGCAGGCCGGCATCGATCTGCTGACCGAAAAGGGCGTGCAGGCCCTGTCGTTGCGGGAGATCGCCCGCCGGGCCGGGGTCTCCCACGGGGCCCCGCGGCGCCACTTCCCCACCCATCTGTCCCTGCTGTCCGCCATCGCCCGCCAGGGCTTCGCCGATCTGGCCGACCAGGTCGCGACGCACATCGACGGCCACCGGACGGATCCCCGCGCCCAGCTCATGGCCCTGGGGCGCGGCTACCTCGACTTCGCGCTGACCCACCGCGGCATGTTCGAGCTGATGTTCCGTCATGACCTGCTGGAGAGCAACCATCTCGGCCTCCGGGAAACCAGCCTGCCGCTCTTCCGGACACTCGTCGACCTCGTCTCCCGGGCACGGCCGCAGTCCGTTCTGCCCCCGCCGGTCGTCGCGGGCGCCCTGTGGAGCAATCTGCACGGCATCGCCCAGCTCTGGAGGTGGGGGAGCCTGCAACTCGCCACGGGAGCCGACGAGGTCGAGCCGCTGCTCCGGGCCGCCCTGGACGCGCACCTCGGGCCGGCCGGCCGATGA
- a CDS encoding ABC transporter substrate-binding protein, which produces MRHDPAPGRRVTRRGLLAAAAALPAAALLPGCSDGRRRPAGGRITLRFQSLAWQQDSLKANKQLVAEWNRQHPDIRVQYVQGAWPTVHDQLLTSFEGGEAPDIIHDASDDLADFAYGGDLADLTALLPPRLKRDIPQRSWETGTFDGRIHGVPFLQEPRVLIANRAELHRSGVRIPTPEHPWTWQEFEEAAQRLTRGSTYGVAWPLKEPVSATLNLALSTGGQIFHRRRDGKVEVRFDAVDQRVPRTIHDQVNVDRSASRTTLGMGGSDTLPGFFAGRYAMVPLGFSYRQQIAQQAPRGFDWTVLPAPKGTALDQGVSPQTLSIAEDCPYKEEAMAFIDFFLSPPNMVRLALGDWLLPTGQEALKDPALRVARYDWATGTALADSLRSAPAQSVRGYPEWKDKIATPGLQEYYSGAIGLDTLRKRLVEDGNPVLARYQR; this is translated from the coding sequence ATGCGTCACGACCCTGCGCCCGGCCGCCGTGTCACCCGGCGGGGCCTGCTCGCCGCGGCGGCCGCGCTCCCGGCCGCGGCTCTGCTGCCGGGCTGTTCCGACGGTCGCCGGCGGCCGGCCGGTGGGCGGATCACCCTGCGCTTCCAGTCGCTGGCCTGGCAGCAGGACTCACTCAAGGCCAACAAACAGCTGGTCGCCGAATGGAACCGGCAACACCCCGACATCCGGGTGCAGTACGTCCAGGGTGCCTGGCCCACCGTCCATGACCAGCTGCTGACCTCCTTCGAGGGCGGCGAGGCCCCGGACATCATCCACGACGCCTCCGACGACCTCGCGGACTTCGCCTACGGCGGCGACCTCGCCGACCTGACGGCCCTCCTCCCGCCGCGCCTCAAACGCGACATCCCGCAGCGGAGCTGGGAGACCGGCACCTTCGACGGCCGCATCCACGGCGTCCCGTTTCTCCAGGAACCGCGGGTGCTGATCGCCAACCGCGCCGAGCTGCACCGCTCCGGCGTCCGTATCCCCACCCCCGAACACCCCTGGACCTGGCAGGAGTTCGAGGAGGCGGCCCAGCGGCTGACCCGCGGCAGCACCTACGGCGTCGCCTGGCCGCTGAAGGAACCCGTCTCCGCCACCCTCAACCTCGCCCTGTCCACGGGCGGCCAGATCTTCCACCGCCGCCGCGACGGCAAGGTGGAGGTGCGCTTCGACGCCGTCGACCAGAGGGTGCCGCGCACCATCCATGACCAGGTCAACGTCGACCGCAGTGCCTCCCGTACGACGCTGGGCATGGGCGGCTCCGACACCCTTCCCGGCTTCTTCGCCGGGCGCTACGCGATGGTGCCGCTCGGCTTCTCCTACCGTCAGCAGATCGCCCAGCAGGCGCCCAGGGGCTTCGACTGGACGGTGCTGCCCGCCCCCAAGGGCACCGCCCTGGACCAGGGCGTGAGCCCGCAGACCCTGTCGATCGCCGAGGACTGCCCGTACAAGGAGGAGGCGATGGCCTTCATCGACTTCTTCCTCAGCCCGCCGAACATGGTCCGGCTCGCCCTGGGCGACTGGCTGCTGCCGACGGGGCAGGAGGCGCTGAAGGATCCGGCCCTACGGGTCGCCAGATACGACTGGGCGACCGGCACCGCACTGGCGGACTCGCTGCGTTCCGCCCCGGCCCAGTCCGTCCGCGGATATCCGGAATGGAAGGACAAGATCGCCACCCCGGGCCTCCAGGAGTACTACAGCGGTGCCATCGGCCTCGACACCCTGCGAAAGCGGCTGGTCGAGGACGGCAATCCGGTGCTGGCCCGCTATCAGCGCTGA
- a CDS encoding MFS transporter, with protein sequence MTTRRLQRLVLTGSVTGAVIVALDGTVLTVAQPALQRDLHASFGQVQWTSTGYLIAVASLLVFAGRLGDRYGHQQLFALGILGFGATSAAIGLAPGVGWVIALRVAQGIFGALLQPATLGMLRATYPPDRLGMPLALRTSAIGLAAAAGPVLGGALVAHWGWRAVFFLNVVPACLMGGLALVVRRAALAPAPAPAPAPIPPSASASSFAPGEASAGGAGPTAAGPTTTGGARPAGGLDLPGACLLALALVSLVHTLVALPETGWTVVTALGGVAAAFACGAFIRHERRTASPLVPLSVVGSTTIASALAVLLSASAALFGTLFVSTYFLQDVLALDPLESGLRVLPLAVLMVLSAPASAVLQRRYGPRRTTVTAMTLLTLGILALSQLDRNSTAPAIGAGFLLLGAGFGTVMVTATAVIVRHVPTAHAGVAGGLQQTAMNIGPTLGVATATVLVTLTAPATTGDHSPGAPHWTAEAFLSAMGPTLLTLAAVAATGAMAAVKLPRSTTADGDSRQPPAVGGVRDRDLSEVSEATCHDVR encoded by the coding sequence ATGACCACCCGACGCCTGCAACGCCTCGTCCTCACCGGCAGTGTCACCGGGGCCGTGATCGTCGCCCTGGACGGCACCGTACTCACCGTGGCGCAACCCGCCCTCCAACGGGATCTGCACGCCTCATTCGGGCAGGTCCAGTGGACCAGCACCGGCTATCTCATCGCCGTGGCGAGCCTGCTGGTCTTCGCCGGCCGGCTCGGTGACCGCTACGGCCACCAACAGCTCTTCGCCCTCGGGATCCTGGGCTTCGGCGCCACCTCGGCGGCCATCGGCCTGGCCCCCGGCGTCGGCTGGGTGATCGCACTACGGGTGGCCCAGGGCATCTTCGGCGCCCTCCTGCAACCCGCCACCCTGGGCATGCTCCGCGCCACCTATCCCCCCGACCGACTCGGCATGCCCCTCGCCCTGCGCACCAGCGCCATCGGGCTGGCGGCCGCCGCCGGACCGGTTCTCGGCGGCGCGCTGGTCGCGCATTGGGGATGGCGGGCGGTCTTCTTCCTCAATGTGGTGCCGGCGTGTCTGATGGGGGGGTTGGCGTTGGTTGTTCGGAGGGCTGCTCTTGCCCCCGCCCCCGCCCCCGCCCCCGCCCCCATCCCTCCCTCCGCCTCCGCCTCCTCTTTCGCGCCCGGGGAGGCATCCGCCGGCGGCGCCGGTCCCACCGCCGCCGGCCCCACCACCACTGGCGGCGCCCGCCCCGCAGGTGGCCTCGACCTACCCGGTGCCTGTCTCCTCGCGCTGGCCCTGGTGAGTCTCGTGCACACCCTCGTCGCCCTTCCGGAAACCGGTTGGACGGTGGTCACCGCACTGGGCGGAGTTGCGGCCGCGTTCGCCTGCGGTGCCTTCATCCGGCACGAGCGCCGCACCGCGAGCCCGCTGGTCCCCCTCTCCGTGGTCGGTTCGACCACCATTGCCTCGGCCCTTGCCGTCCTCCTCTCCGCGTCAGCGGCCCTGTTCGGCACGCTGTTCGTCAGCACCTACTTCCTTCAGGACGTCCTCGCGCTGGACCCGCTGGAGAGCGGTCTGCGCGTGCTGCCCCTGGCCGTGCTGATGGTGCTGAGCGCCCCGGCCTCGGCCGTACTACAGCGCCGGTACGGCCCCCGCCGGACGACCGTGACGGCGATGACTCTCCTCACCCTCGGCATCCTCGCGCTGTCCCAACTCGACCGGAACTCGACGGCACCGGCCATCGGCGCGGGCTTCCTCCTACTGGGCGCCGGCTTCGGCACGGTAATGGTCACGGCGACGGCCGTCATCGTGCGCCACGTGCCCACGGCTCACGCCGGAGTAGCGGGCGGCCTCCAGCAAACCGCGATGAACATCGGCCCGACCCTGGGCGTAGCCACCGCCACCGTGCTGGTGACTCTCACGGCCCCCGCCACCACGGGCGACCACTCACCCGGCGCACCACACTGGACCGCCGAAGCCTTCCTCTCCGCGATGGGCCCCACCCTCCTGACCC
- a CDS encoding carbohydrate ABC transporter permease — protein MAFPFLWLLSTAFKPPRELAGLHPTWIPEAPTLDNFRQAFAQQPLAAAAGNSLLAAAVSALLAILLATPMAYVLARVRNRLSRAATGWVVISQAFPLVLVIIPLFLILKGLHLVDSRIGLIMVYVVWSLPFALWMLTGYVRSVPRELEEAAAMDGAGRLRTLVSVTAPLLAPGIVATALFAFITAWNEFFFALVLLKSPEKQTLPVVLTHFLGAEGVADLGPLAAAALLATLPSLLLFAVIQRRITGGMLAGAVKS, from the coding sequence CTGGCCTTCCCGTTCCTCTGGCTGCTCTCCACCGCCTTCAAGCCCCCGCGGGAACTGGCCGGCCTGCACCCCACCTGGATCCCCGAGGCGCCGACCCTCGACAACTTCCGGCAGGCCTTCGCGCAGCAGCCGCTGGCGGCGGCCGCGGGCAACAGCCTGCTGGCCGCGGCGGTCTCCGCCCTGCTGGCCATCCTGCTGGCGACCCCGATGGCGTATGTCCTGGCCCGGGTCCGCAACCGCCTCTCGCGGGCGGCCACCGGCTGGGTCGTGATCAGCCAGGCCTTCCCGCTGGTACTGGTGATCATCCCGCTGTTCCTGATCCTGAAGGGGCTCCATCTGGTGGACTCCCGGATCGGTTTGATCATGGTCTATGTGGTGTGGTCGCTGCCCTTCGCCCTCTGGATGCTGACCGGCTATGTCCGGTCCGTACCACGGGAGTTGGAGGAGGCGGCGGCGATGGACGGCGCCGGCCGGCTCCGTACGCTGGTCTCGGTCACCGCTCCGCTGCTCGCGCCCGGCATCGTCGCCACCGCGCTGTTCGCCTTCATCACCGCCTGGAACGAGTTCTTCTTCGCCCTGGTCCTGCTCAAGTCCCCGGAGAAACAGACACTGCCGGTCGTGCTGACCCACTTCCTCGGGGCCGAGGGCGTCGCCGACCTCGGCCCGCTCGCCGCCGCCGCGCTCCTCGCCACCCTCCCGAGCCTGCTGCTCTTCGCCGTCATCCAGCGGCGGATCACCGGCGGGATGCTCGCCGGGGCGGTGAAGAGCTGA
- a CDS encoding S8 family peptidase: MAHKRSSKKRLVTAISAAVAATGIAAVTAVTAGASPAAEGKIYGAEAKGAVNGSYIVMMKKGIRTAESGDLADKYGGEVKRKYSSAIDGFSATGLSTEEAKQLAADPAVDKVVQNKKFHIDGAQANPPSWGLDRIDQADTKGDKKYNYPDSAGEGVTAYVIDTGVHIKHKDFGGRASCGFNAIDGSDKAEDDNGHGTHVAGTIGGTEHGVAKKAKIVGVKVLDGEGSGTTEQVVAGIDWVTKNHKGPSVANMSLGGGADEALDAAVKKAIDAGVTFAVAAGNESSDAGQGSPSRVKEAITVASSTKDDEQSDFSNFGKVVDLYAPGSDITSDWNTGDDATKTISGTSMATPHVVGAAAVYLAGHKDAKPADVEKALTDGATPDKITNPSEGTPNKLLKVVK, translated from the coding sequence ATGGCTCACAAGCGTTCCAGCAAGAAGCGGCTTGTCACGGCGATATCCGCCGCTGTTGCCGCCACTGGTATCGCCGCCGTCACCGCGGTCACCGCGGGCGCGTCCCCGGCCGCCGAAGGCAAGATCTACGGAGCCGAGGCGAAGGGCGCCGTGAACGGCAGCTACATCGTCATGATGAAGAAGGGCATCCGTACCGCGGAGAGCGGTGACCTGGCCGACAAGTACGGCGGCGAGGTCAAGCGGAAGTACTCCTCCGCCATCGACGGCTTCTCGGCGACCGGTCTGAGCACCGAAGAGGCCAAGCAGCTCGCCGCCGACCCGGCCGTCGACAAGGTTGTCCAGAACAAGAAGTTCCACATCGACGGCGCCCAGGCCAACCCGCCGTCGTGGGGCCTGGACCGCATCGACCAGGCGGACACCAAGGGCGACAAGAAGTACAACTACCCCGACAGCGCGGGTGAGGGCGTCACCGCCTACGTCATCGACACCGGCGTCCACATCAAGCACAAGGACTTCGGCGGCCGGGCGTCGTGCGGCTTCAACGCCATCGACGGCAGCGACAAGGCCGAGGACGACAACGGCCACGGCACGCACGTCGCGGGCACCATCGGCGGTACCGAGCACGGCGTCGCCAAGAAGGCCAAGATCGTTGGCGTCAAGGTCCTGGACGGTGAGGGCTCCGGCACCACCGAGCAGGTCGTCGCGGGCATCGACTGGGTCACCAAGAACCACAAGGGTCCCTCGGTCGCCAACATGTCGCTGGGTGGCGGCGCGGACGAGGCACTCGACGCGGCCGTGAAGAAGGCCATCGACGCCGGTGTCACCTTCGCCGTCGCGGCGGGCAACGAGTCCTCCGACGCGGGCCAGGGCTCCCCGTCGCGGGTGAAGGAAGCCATCACCGTGGCCTCCAGCACCAAGGACGACGAGCAGTCCGACTTCTCCAACTTCGGCAAGGTGGTCGACCTTTACGCCCCCGGCTCCGACATCACCTCGGACTGGAACACCGGCGACGACGCCACCAAGACGATCTCCGGCACGTCCATGGCGACCCCGCATGTCGTCGGTGCCGCCGCGGTCTACCTGGCCGGTCACAAGGACGCCAAGCCGGCCGACGTGGAGAAGGCCCTGACCGACGGCGCCACGCCCGACAAGATCACGAACCCGAGCGAGGGCACGCCCAACAAGCTGCTGAAGGTCGTCAAGTAA
- a CDS encoding carbohydrate ABC transporter permease has translation MTLATAPRRPTAPAADRAARPRRDLGAWFLVLPALLPILVLSVGPLLYGIGLAFTDAQSGRTQATRFVGLLNFSDLFQDSLFWDSFRIGLIWAFGVTVPQFLLALGLALLLHLDLRLRWLARALAIIPWAMPEVVVGIMWRLVYHPDAGILNETLRDLGLSGAGDGRDWLSGLATALPAVIVVGVWAGMPQTTVTLLAGLQNVPRELHEAASMDGAGAWRRFRTVTWPALRPIALAVTALNFIWNFNSFALVFVLTDGGPGGRTRLPMLFAYEEAFRYGQFGYAATMGLAMVAVISVLLALYLVGRLKGDDDR, from the coding sequence ATGACCCTGGCGACCGCACCCCGGCGGCCCACCGCACCGGCCGCGGACCGCGCCGCCCGGCCCCGGCGCGACCTGGGTGCCTGGTTCCTCGTGCTGCCCGCGCTGCTGCCGATCCTGGTGCTGAGCGTGGGGCCGCTGCTGTACGGCATCGGGCTGGCGTTCACCGACGCCCAGTCGGGCCGGACCCAGGCCACCCGCTTCGTGGGGCTGCTGAACTTCTCCGATCTGTTCCAGGACTCGCTGTTCTGGGACTCGTTCCGGATCGGCCTGATATGGGCCTTCGGCGTCACCGTCCCGCAGTTCCTCCTCGCCCTCGGCCTGGCCCTGCTGCTCCACCTCGATCTGCGGCTGCGCTGGCTGGCCCGGGCGCTCGCGATCATCCCGTGGGCGATGCCCGAGGTCGTCGTCGGCATCATGTGGCGGCTGGTCTACCACCCGGACGCCGGCATCCTGAACGAGACCCTGCGCGACCTGGGCCTGTCCGGAGCCGGCGACGGCCGGGACTGGCTGAGCGGGCTGGCCACCGCGCTGCCCGCGGTCATCGTCGTCGGCGTCTGGGCCGGAATGCCACAGACCACCGTCACGTTGCTGGCCGGTCTCCAGAACGTCCCCCGCGAACTGCACGAGGCCGCCTCCATGGACGGCGCGGGCGCCTGGCGCCGTTTCCGCACCGTCACCTGGCCCGCGCTCCGGCCCATCGCCCTCGCCGTCACCGCGCTCAACTTCATCTGGAATTTCAATTCCTTCGCCCTGGTCTTCGTCCTGACCGACGGCGGCCCCGGCGGCCGGACCCGCCTGCCGATGCTCTTCGCCTACGAAGAGGCCTTCCGCTACGGGCAGTTCGGCTACGCCGCCACGATGGGCCTGGCGATGGTCGCGGTGATCTCGGTCCTGCTGGCCCTCTATCTGGTCGGCCGACTGAAGGGGGACGACGACCGGTGA